The genomic stretch CTTTGAATATGCCGGAGCAGCCGGTGGTCATATTGATATTTTAGGATACCCATTTTGCCGCGGTAGATTATTTGACACCCTGGAAGAAGATAAAGGTCAATATGATTCCTATCAAAAAGTATTTTGGGCCTCTGGCGCTTGCTTGGTGGTAGATAGCAAAAAGTACCGCGAAGCTGGCGGACTCAATGAATCGCTATTTGCCCACATGGAAGAAATTGACTTGTGTTGGCGCATGCAACTTCAGGGTTTTGAGGTTGGCTGCGAACCTGCTTCCACCGTTTATCATTTGGGTGGAGGTACACTAAACAAACTGTCTTCTAAAAAAACATATCTCAACTTTAGAAACAGCCTCATCATTATGTTTCTAAACTTGCCAAGTGGTGAGGCTTTCGCCAAAATAATGGCACGTTTGGTTTTGGATGGAATTGCCGGAATCAAGTTTATTTTTGAAGGAAAGTTTGTTCACACTCTTGCGATCCTCAAGGCTCACTTTCACTTTTATGTACGTTTCAATGATATGATGCGCCAAAAGGTAGGAAAACCCGTGAAGCCGCTCAATAAATTAGAAGGGGTTTATCATGGAAGTGTGGTACAACAGCATTACTTGAGTAAGAAAAAGAAGTACTCAGAGTTGTAAAATCACCCCACCCTCCACCATCTAAATAAAACACTACCTTCGCCCGGCTGTTGGAGCCATATTTCTATTTATCAGAAATAGAATGAGTTTCTACTCGCTCCAAATCAAAACACAGCCGATATTGAATCATACGCTACATCTCATCCCGGACTTTATAGCCTATTTCACATATCCTTCCCACAGTACATTTTATTAATCCGGGAACAAAAATTTATGAATGAGATTTGAAGATCTTAATATTATTGAGCCTATAATCAAGGCTCTTAAAGAGGAAAACTATGAGCAGCCTACTCCTATTCAGGCTAAATCTATTCCTCTATTGCTCGATAGAAATGACATGCTTGCCAGTGCCCAAACGGGTACAGGAAAAACCGCTGCCTTTGCTATTCCTATTTTACAACACTTATTTAACGACCGTAAGGAAAGTAACCATCAGCACCGTGTAAACGCCCTGATACTTACACCCACACGAGAACTTGCTATCCAAATTGGCGAAAGCTTTACCACTTACGGAAAACATACAGGACTAAGAAATACGGTGATTTTTGGTGGTGTAAATCAACGTTCGCAAGTAGATGCTTTGCGCAAAGGTATGGATGTGCTCGTGGCTACTCCAGGCCGTCTTTTAGATTTGATGGATCAAGGATATGTAAACCTCAAAGACATCAAGTATTTTGTACTTGATGAGGCAGACCGCATGCTGGACATGGGTTTTATTCATGACATCCGTAAGGTAATTGCCAAGCTTCCGGCTAAGCGTCAGTCGCTATTCTTTTCGGCTACTATGCCTAAGAATATTGTTGAGCTTTCGCGAAAGATCCTTACCAATCCTAAAAAGGTAGAAGTAAGCCCGGTTTCATCTACAGCCGAAACCATCCAGCAGTATTTGTACTATACCAATAAGGATTTAAAGAAGGATTTACTTTTCCATATTCTGAAAGACCAGAGCATGGATCAAGTATTGATATTTGCCAAAACTAAGCATGGTGCCGACCGCGTGGTTCGCAATCTTGAAAAGCAAAAAATAAAGTCAGCAGCCATACATGGTAATAAGTCACAAAACCAGAGGCAAAAGGCACTGAATCAGTTTAAAGACAAGCAGATTCGTGTTTTAGTAGCCACAGAT from Owenweeksia hongkongensis DSM 17368 encodes the following:
- a CDS encoding glycosyltransferase family 2 protein, with the translated sequence MPETKPQHKIAVAILNWNGAALLRRFLPSVIEHSQAVAQVYVIDNASSDESLEVLKTEFPQVKLIVLNENYGYAGGYNKGLDYIKEDYVVLLNSDVEVTANWLPPLLSQFENNPKLAALQPKIKDLNKKDHFEYAGAAGGHIDILGYPFCRGRLFDTLEEDKGQYDSYQKVFWASGACLVVDSKKYREAGGLNESLFAHMEEIDLCWRMQLQGFEVGCEPASTVYHLGGGTLNKLSSKKTYLNFRNSLIIMFLNLPSGEAFAKIMARLVLDGIAGIKFIFEGKFVHTLAILKAHFHFYVRFNDMMRQKVGKPVKPLNKLEGVYHGSVVQQHYLSKKKKYSEL
- a CDS encoding DEAD/DEAH box helicase, coding for MRFEDLNIIEPIIKALKEENYEQPTPIQAKSIPLLLDRNDMLASAQTGTGKTAAFAIPILQHLFNDRKESNHQHRVNALILTPTRELAIQIGESFTTYGKHTGLRNTVIFGGVNQRSQVDALRKGMDVLVATPGRLLDLMDQGYVNLKDIKYFVLDEADRMLDMGFIHDIRKVIAKLPAKRQSLFFSATMPKNIVELSRKILTNPKKVEVSPVSSTAETIQQYLYYTNKDLKKDLLFHILKDQSMDQVLIFAKTKHGADRVVRNLEKQKIKSAAIHGNKSQNQRQKALNQFKDKQIRVLVATDIAARGIDIDKLQHVINYDIPNIAETYVHRIGRSGRAGEEGMAISMCEPEENAYIRDIEKLINLKIPVVKDNPFLQTDKPMSDKEKKEFEKEKQRKKQEFFANRKKGQSRPHSSKGGRRR